TGTTCCTGTGACTGCCCGGTACCAGGAGCAGCTTCTTGATCCTTCCTCGGCATTTATTCTGTTCCTGGTGTCGTTGATCTGGTGTTCCAACTTGCGCGCTGCTGCTTTGAGACTTGATAGCGATGGCCGGATGTGCATCATAACGTCTGCTCTCATGGCGGCCATCTTGGCGGCGATGTCGGCAGTCTCGTTTCCTAAGATACCAACATGGCTTGGTATCCAGTTAATGGTGATGGCTTTTCCTTGACGCTGGAGATGTTGCAGGTTGCCGAGAATGCTGGTAGTTAGTTGCGTGTTGTCTCGTATCTTTTGCCGCTGGAGAACTTCTATTGCAGATCTGGAGTCGGTGTGTATGACTATCGTGGTGGTCTCTTGTTGTAGTGCATGGGCCGTGACTTGAAAAATCGCAGCTAACTCCGTCTGGAGGCTGCTGCAGCCATCGCAGAGGCGCCAAGCGTGTTCTTCTCCTCTGAGAACAAAGGCAGCGCCGCTCCTGCCGGTGTCTTGATCTCTCGACCCGTCGGTGTAGTACACTGGTGTGTCCTTCGAGTCTGGCAATAGAGAGTTCTCCATGTATTCTTCTCGCCGTAATGTCGCGTTTTTGAGCATCGGGCACTTTGTAGCTGAAGACAGCAAGGGGTGGTGTCCAAGGAGGTGGCACGCTGTAGTTGTCGCTTTGGCGGTCCTCGCCAAGGGTAGCTACATGGCTGAGGCCGTATCTCTCCAGTGACTTACTAGCGCTGCGGCTCCACTGTTGGCCTGCAGGctggttcctttgtgtttttgcTGTCCTCAGTCTATCCTGTGTCTT
The sequence above is a segment of the Portunus trituberculatus isolate SZX2019 unplaced genomic scaffold, ASM1759143v1 PGA_scaffold_469__1_contigs__length_25334, whole genome shotgun sequence genome. Coding sequences within it:
- the LOC123500687 gene encoding uncharacterized protein LOC123500687; amino-acid sequence: MSSPPPSDYPEDDDTTSVQRLEAQQNKAVRLILGAPTWTKVSNLQVKTNIAPVEVRIAKNVATITTKILTKPGYRKTQDRLRTAKTQRNQPAGQQWSRSATTKCPMLKNATLRREEYMENSLLPDSKDTPVYYTDGSRDQDTGRSGAAFVLRGEEHAWRLCDGCSSLQTELAAIFQVTAHALQQETTTIVIHTDSRSAIEVLQRQKIRDNTQLTTSILGNLQHLQRQGKAITINWIPSHVGILGNETADIAAKMAAMRADVMMHIRPSLSSLKAAARKLEHQINDTRNRINAEEGSRSCSWYRAVTGTRSLEVAGDTPRTTRVHLHRLRLGYPCNWQLIDRVNRACKHCHFTPAEPLLHWIVECPLTQELRQALHLRDHDSESPEARPAAIHLLRRIWAEKPCILLSMVKDHPPPR